The Chryseobacterium geocarposphaerae genome window below encodes:
- a CDS encoding LTA synthase family protein produces the protein MSSKSISTLNQKIFKGRFSALFSILALYISLSFLIRTGFLIVSIHDVDFSIFSVLRAFLTGFLFDFTIGSLFLLLYATYLFILPKRFIGSVFDKIFSYFYFTLIFIIIYFSLLAEIPFWDEFGARFNFIAVDYLIYTYEVVENINQSYPLPLIAGVLILLIVLTFVIFKKLKVFRNTFADKKPFTSRLKYYLPLTVVTILLAVVLKNKQAEFSNNLIVNELGKNGAFSFVTAFKSNELDYLTFYPKVSDQEAYKTLKQNLLQNNQTYTSAQYDDISRLTKGENEQNPNIILIAIESFSADFLTAFGNKNNLTPNYDKMANESIFFTNLYSTGTRTVRGMEALTLCVPPTPGNSIVRRPNNQNLFSISTVLQSKKYHPYFIYGGDGYFDNMNNFFGGQGFDIVDRDRGNPLSDEIKTKRYAIEDKEVNFENAWGICDEDLYKQSIKYADKSTNENKPFFQFVMTTSNHKPYTFPNGKIDLPQGERDAAVKYTDYALGQFIATAKTKPWFKNTVFLIVADHCASSAGKWEINIAKHHIPAIIYNLNHMPEKIDRLTSQIDLMPTLFGYLNWNYKTSLYGKDINQTKPGEERAFLGNYRTLGLLKNNVFTQIDDKRKVKQFNVTGADQSLSEVKSKNNNLVTETISYYQTASERFKNGKMKQK, from the coding sequence ATGTCCTCAAAAAGTATTTCAACTCTAAACCAAAAGATTTTCAAAGGCAGATTTTCTGCTTTGTTCAGTATTTTAGCCTTATACATTTCATTATCGTTTTTAATAAGAACAGGCTTTCTTATTGTTTCAATACATGATGTAGATTTCAGCATATTCTCTGTTTTAAGAGCTTTCCTAACTGGATTTCTGTTCGATTTTACAATAGGATCCCTGTTTCTGCTTTTATATGCGACCTACCTTTTTATTCTTCCCAAAAGATTTATCGGTTCCGTTTTTGATAAAATTTTCAGCTATTTCTATTTTACGCTTATTTTTATCATCATTTACTTCAGCCTTTTGGCAGAGATTCCGTTTTGGGACGAATTTGGAGCAAGATTTAATTTTATTGCGGTAGATTACCTTATCTATACGTATGAGGTGGTAGAGAATATCAACCAGTCGTATCCTTTACCGCTTATTGCCGGAGTTTTGATCCTTTTAATCGTTCTTACCTTCGTTATATTTAAAAAACTAAAAGTTTTCAGAAATACTTTTGCAGATAAAAAACCATTTACCTCAAGATTAAAATATTACCTGCCACTTACAGTAGTAACCATTCTTTTAGCAGTTGTTTTGAAAAACAAACAGGCAGAATTCAGCAACAACCTTATTGTTAATGAACTGGGAAAAAATGGTGCATTTTCTTTTGTAACGGCTTTCAAATCAAACGAACTGGATTATCTGACTTTTTACCCTAAAGTCTCTGATCAGGAAGCTTATAAAACATTAAAACAAAACCTTTTACAAAATAATCAAACGTATACTTCTGCTCAATATGATGATATTTCAAGACTTACGAAAGGGGAAAATGAACAGAATCCCAATATCATCCTGATTGCTATTGAAAGCTTCAGTGCAGATTTTTTAACTGCTTTCGGAAATAAAAATAATCTTACGCCGAATTACGATAAAATGGCCAATGAAAGTATATTCTTCACCAATTTATATTCAACCGGAACCAGAACGGTAAGAGGGATGGAAGCATTGACGCTTTGTGTTCCCCCTACTCCGGGAAACAGTATTGTAAGAAGACCTAACAATCAGAATTTATTTTCAATCTCTACGGTGCTGCAATCAAAAAAATATCATCCTTATTTCATTTACGGAGGAGACGGCTATTTTGACAACATGAACAACTTTTTCGGAGGACAGGGTTTTGATATTGTAGACAGAGACAGAGGAAATCCTCTTTCTGATGAAATTAAAACCAAAAGATATGCTATCGAAGATAAAGAAGTTAATTTTGAAAATGCGTGGGGAATCTGTGATGAGGATCTTTATAAGCAGTCTATCAAATATGCTGATAAAAGCACTAATGAAAACAAGCCTTTCTTCCAGTTTGTGATGACAACGTCTAATCATAAACCTTATACTTTCCCTAATGGTAAAATCGATCTTCCACAAGGTGAAAGAGATGCTGCAGTGAAATATACTGATTATGCTTTAGGACAGTTTATTGCTACTGCCAAAACAAAGCCATGGTTTAAGAATACGGTATTTTTAATTGTTGCTGACCATTGCGCAAGCAGTGCCGGAAAATGGGAGATCAATATTGCCAAACACCATATTCCAGCGATTATTTACAACCTTAATCATATGCCGGAAAAAATAGATCGCCTGACTTCTCAAATCGATCTTATGCCTACATTATTCGGATATTTAAACTGGAACTACAAGACAAGCCTGTACGGAAAAGATATCAACCAGACAAAACCGGGAGAAGAAAGAGCTTTCTTAGGAAATTACAGAACGTTGGGATTATTAAAAAACAATGTTTTCACCCAGATCGATGACAAAAGAAAGGTAAAACAGTTCAATGTTACCGGAGCAGACCAGTCTTTATCAGAGGTAAAATCTAAGAACAACAATTTGGTTACGGAAACAATTTCTTATTACCAGACTGCAAGCGAAAGATTTAAAAATGGAAAAATGAAGCAAAAATAA
- a CDS encoding DUF3861 domain-containing protein: MEKRNNAYYLELKELSLKDGSEGNKTLEFNFENHDDLFHIFEVIKSKKLFEDENTSNEFALGLKLFTEVMLKSKKHPLFEEFRPAMVEFMKKLKSI, translated from the coding sequence ATGGAAAAAAGAAATAATGCATACTATCTTGAGCTTAAAGAATTATCATTAAAAGATGGATCGGAAGGAAACAAAACATTAGAATTCAATTTCGAAAATCATGACGATCTGTTTCACATTTTTGAAGTCATAAAGTCGAAGAAATTATTTGAAGACGAAAATACATCCAATGAATTTGCTTTAGGTTTAAAGCTTTTTACAGAGGTGATGCTCAAAAGCAAAAAGCATCCTTTATTTGAAGAATTCAGACCTGCCATGGTGGAATTTATGAAGAAACTGAAGAGTATTTAA
- a CDS encoding chloramphenicol acetyltransferase, with protein MKVIDFESWNRKEHFEFFSGMKSPFFGFTTEVDCTKAYDEAKEKGHSFYAVYLYKSMVAINTVDELKLRIVDGKVILFDEVHVGGTIGRSDGTFGFSFFHYSPDFETFNANLQEQIQSVHNSTGLGISNDVLPINHIRHTTIPWNSFSALLHPTNFDPKECIPKISFGKFSVRNGRKFMPVSIEAHHGLADGLHLAKYIEEFQRQLDL; from the coding sequence ATGAAGGTAATAGATTTTGAAAGTTGGAACAGAAAAGAACATTTTGAATTTTTCTCAGGGATGAAAAGTCCGTTTTTCGGATTTACAACAGAGGTTGACTGTACAAAAGCCTATGATGAAGCCAAAGAAAAAGGACATTCTTTTTATGCTGTTTATCTTTATAAATCGATGGTGGCGATTAATACCGTAGATGAATTAAAATTGAGAATTGTTGATGGAAAAGTCATTTTATTTGATGAAGTCCATGTAGGCGGAACAATTGGAAGATCGGACGGAACATTCGGGTTTTCATTTTTCCATTATTCTCCGGATTTTGAAACTTTTAATGCCAATTTGCAGGAACAGATACAATCCGTTCACAATTCAACAGGTTTAGGGATCAGCAATGATGTTTTGCCGATTAATCATATCAGACATACAACAATTCCCTGGAATTCTTTCAGTGCATTATTACATCCGACAAACTTTGACCCGAAAGAATGTATCCCAAAGATTTCATTTGGAAAATTCAGTGTCAGAAACGGAAGAAAATTCATGCCTGTTTCCATAGAAGCACATCACGGATTGGCAGACGGACTTCATTTAGCGAAATATATCGAAGAGTTTCAAAGACAGCTTGATCTTTGA